attttcttagtgTGATAAAGATACTGTGGTTACAGAGGAGAACATCCTTATTAGGAGATGCATACATGGTTTAAGAGTAAAGAGTTGCAATGTCTGTGACTAGCTTTCAAATGGTTTAGCAAAATCAATCTATATTGAGAAAGATAATTGTGACAAAATGTTACTACCTGGTGAATTTTGGTAAAAGGTCTATGGATGGTCACCAAacatttctttcagcttttctaTGGGTTTGAAATTTTTAcaagttaaaagtaaaagaaataatagagatcCTCTGACCATAATTTAAACTGAGTTAGCAATGTCTGGATTAGAGCTcaagaaactttatttttcacaaGATCATCCAGATGATTCTGACACATGTCTAGAGAATCACTGGTCTTTGGTTTCTGCTACCTCCTGTAGCCAGAGAaaagtgagaggaagaaaaaagaagtagcTCAGCTGGTGGCCAAGAGCCTTTCCCTGATGGTTCCACAAGCCAATTATCTCAGACATGGTCCAAATGGCCTTAGAGTCTTAAGATTGGATTTCCTATGGAGGAATCAAAGTACTAATCCTCCCTTGGGGGCCTTGGCTGCTGTAAGAAACCAATACTTGACCTTCCCAGGAATACAAGCTTCAGGGCACTGAAAGAGCTAAAAGGACTGGAGCGGAGGCAAGCCAAGGTGCTGTCTGAATAAGGGGAAACCCACCAGGTGAAGAATCTAGTGTTTTGCCAAGAAATTCAATTTAATACCAAACAGGGGATTTACCTGGGCAGAACAGGCAATTTGTTAATATTCAGTGACGGTTACAGACCTGAGCCGGATGTCATTACTAACAACCCCTGTCATAGGCTTAAGCACtgcaccccctgcccccaaaagCAGACAATTTGTTTAATGTCTATTCTAAGAAACCTGAGGAAAATGAAGCCAGACTGATTATGGGACAATTTAAACAAATACAAGAAACTaaagagcagaaaagaaaaagttaggtCTCCATACAGCTACCGTGAAATTacttttattgaagaaaaaaatgttcattagaAAATCTAAATACATCCCTCTACATGAATACACAGCTCAGAAGAGGGGAAATGGAGGCGGGGAGGAATCCAGGTTATAAAGGGTAGAAAATGAATGCAAGCTTCTTTGAACTCTTGGGAACACAGGCAATGCTTGCAGTTTCCTGGGCACCCAATGGGCAGGGAAGATCAGGAAGAGATCCATGGGACATAAGGAAGTTAAGATTACTGCCCATAGCTCCCAGGAGGTTGTCCCCTCCATTTCTTCCACTCATTCTTTTGGCTATGGGAGCCTTCCCTCTAAGCTGATCCACTACCAGCAGCCAGAACACTCCCCTAAAAAGCTAGCTTGGCTTCCTGGGCAGCCAGATCTTCAGGAGCAAGGCTGTCAAGTTCTTGAGGCTATCACTGCTGCAGGCCCCCCCTCAGCACACAGAGGACAATCCTCACCAACACACCACCAACCACTCCACTGGCAATTCCTATCCCCAAGGCTGACACCACCTTCTTTTTCCACTTTGGGTGGTGAGGCTTGGAGTAGCTGTCCAGATTAACTTCCAATCCCTCATCTACTAACTTCTGATCTTCAGTAAGTGACTGATGGAAATTCAGGTTCACCAAGTTAGGAGGAAGAACCCTCAGCCCAAAATAGAGCCTCTTGACAAGTCTCAAGTTTTTTAACAGCTGCACATCACATCGGTATGTCCCAGAGTCATACTCCTGAGCATATTTAAACTTCACGAAGTGAGAGTTGGCTCGGAAGGGTTTGAAGACCTCGTCGTCAGTGGAGATGATACCTCGAGCAAGTCTCCAGGTGAACCGGAAAGCTTCCTGTCCAATCTCCAGGACGTCTGAACTCAGACAGCTAAGCTCAAATTCCTTGCCAATGAGAATGGTGAAATGGAGCATCCCACAGATCCAGTTGGTGAGACATTCCAAGCGCTGAGTCTGACATTTCCTTCTCACTCCATCAGGGCCCACCTCACAGACGGTCTCCTCCTTATAGCCAAGGCCACAGGTGACCGTACAGGTTGTAGCACTGATGATAACTTTCCCCACAGCTTCCTGCAGCTTCTCAGGGATGGCCAGTGTTTTAGGTGTAGTCACCACCAAAGGCAGGTAGAAGGCCAACCCCAGGCTCCCAAGGGCAAAACTAGTGGCCAAAATCTTCATGTCTCAGCAGGCATTTTGCCACCCTTAGCCAGCACCCACAAGCTATTCCAGCTGAATCCTCTACAAATCATAACTTGATTCCTTTGACATGAGATATCCTTCAAAGTCAAAAGATACGATGCAT
This DNA window, taken from Macaca mulatta isolate MMU2019108-1 chromosome 1, T2T-MMU8v2.0, whole genome shotgun sequence, encodes the following:
- the TMEM81 gene encoding transmembrane protein 81 (The RefSeq protein has 1 substitution compared to this genomic sequence), producing the protein MKILATSFALGSLGLAFYLPLVVTTPKTLAIPEKLQEAVGKVIISATTCTVTCGLGYKEETVCEVGPDGVRRKCQTQRLECLTNWICGMLHFTILIGKEFELSCLSSDVLEIGQEAFRFTWRLARGIISTDDEVFKPFRANSHFVKFKYAQEYDSGTYRCDVQLLKNLRLVKRLYFGLRVLPPNLVNLNFHQSLTEDQKLVDEGLEVNLDSYSKPHHPKWKKKVASALGIGIASGVVGGVLVRIVLCVLRGGLQQ